Proteins encoded by one window of Actinocorallia herbida:
- a CDS encoding TetR/AcrR family transcriptional regulator — MSEPKATGRSEQTRELIVQTALRLFRQHGYEATTMRAIAKEAGVSVGNAYYYFGSKEELIQSYYDELQVSHMATSRAVLAAETNFAPRLLGVLRARVDTMVPYHEFAGKFFKLAAEPTSPLSPFSAESGPARSAAVAIYREVVDGSRDLRLDPDFRQELPELLWLYSMGIVLYWVHDDSPGCRKTYLLVDRTVPLVQKMVSMSRLPGFRSVTRELVDIIRSVRA, encoded by the coding sequence GTGAGCGAGCCGAAGGCCACCGGGCGGTCGGAGCAGACCCGGGAGCTGATCGTCCAGACGGCGCTGCGGCTCTTCCGCCAGCACGGCTACGAGGCGACGACGATGCGGGCCATCGCCAAGGAGGCGGGGGTGTCGGTCGGTAACGCCTACTACTACTTCGGCTCCAAGGAAGAGCTGATCCAGTCGTACTACGACGAGCTCCAGGTCTCGCACATGGCCACGAGCCGGGCCGTCCTGGCCGCCGAGACGAACTTCGCGCCACGCCTGCTCGGGGTGCTGCGCGCCCGGGTCGACACGATGGTCCCGTACCACGAGTTCGCCGGGAAGTTCTTCAAGCTGGCGGCCGAGCCGACGAGCCCGCTCAGCCCGTTCAGCGCCGAGTCGGGGCCGGCCCGGTCCGCCGCGGTCGCGATCTACCGCGAGGTCGTGGACGGCTCCCGCGACCTGCGGCTCGACCCGGACTTCCGGCAGGAGCTGCCAGAGCTGCTCTGGCTGTACTCCATGGGCATCGTCCTTTACTGGGTGCACGACGACTCGCCCGGGTGCCGCAAGACCTATCTCCTGGTCGACCGGACCGTCCCGCTGGTCCAGAAGATGGTGTCGATGTCGCGGCTGCCGGGCTTCCGCTCGGTCACCCGCGAACTCGTCGACATCATTCGCAGTGTCCGCGCCTGA
- a CDS encoding alpha/beta fold hydrolase: MTVDLRFREVHGYRRALRIAGEGPPLLLIHGLADSSETWLPIFDELAEHHTVIAPDLLGHGESDKPRADYAVAAYACGMRDLLTVLGIDRVSVVGHSLGGGVAMQFAYQFPERCERIVLVSSAGMGPEVHPAVRLATVPGAAGTLKLISAAPVRHAVLAAEPVLRLLGGVGLGPDLAYMMTRYARFADPEARRAFLRTVRGAADISGQAITMLDRSYLAAELPTLVIWGDRDPIIPAAHAEVARTALPGSRLEVFEGAGHFPHHHDPARFAKVVGEFLRGTAPARYDRGHWQDVLREGRPDAPAASSGT; this comes from the coding sequence ATGACCGTCGATCTGCGGTTCCGTGAAGTGCATGGTTATCGCCGGGCCCTCCGGATTGCGGGCGAAGGGCCTCCGCTGCTGCTGATCCACGGCCTCGCCGACAGCTCCGAGACCTGGCTCCCGATCTTCGACGAGCTGGCCGAGCACCACACGGTGATCGCGCCCGACCTCCTCGGGCACGGCGAGTCCGACAAACCACGCGCCGACTACGCCGTCGCCGCCTACGCGTGCGGGATGCGCGACCTGCTCACCGTGCTCGGGATCGACCGGGTGAGCGTCGTCGGGCACTCGCTCGGCGGCGGCGTCGCCATGCAGTTCGCCTACCAGTTCCCCGAGCGCTGCGAGCGGATCGTGCTGGTCTCCAGCGCGGGCATGGGTCCCGAGGTCCATCCCGCGGTCCGGCTGGCCACCGTGCCGGGCGCGGCGGGCACCCTGAAACTGATCTCGGCGGCGCCGGTGCGGCACGCCGTCCTAGCCGCCGAACCCGTGCTGCGGCTGCTCGGCGGGGTCGGGCTCGGCCCCGACCTCGCCTACATGATGACCAGGTACGCGAGGTTCGCCGATCCCGAGGCCAGGCGCGCGTTCCTGCGCACGGTCCGGGGCGCCGCCGACATCTCCGGACAGGCCATCACCATGCTGGACCGCAGCTATCTCGCCGCGGAGCTGCCCACCCTGGTCATCTGGGGCGACCGCGACCCGATCATCCCGGCCGCGCACGCCGAGGTCGCCAGGACCGCGCTGCCCGGCAGCCGCCTCGAGGTCTTCGAGGGCGCCGGGCACTTCCCGCACCACCACGACCCGGCCCGCTTCGCCAAGGTCGTCGGGGAGTTCCTGCGCGGCACCGCCCCCGCCCGCTACGACCGGGGCCATTGGCAGGACGTGCTGCGCGAGGGCAGGCCGGACGCCCCCGCGGCCTCCAGCGGCACCTGA
- a CDS encoding serine hydrolase has translation MHAPTFFGRTTAAVALTASVLALIPTAPATAAAKPVCASEDHPALAARLGPKLQAAVRGRSGSISVAVYDRNRGLGCYLGTGRRYDTASTVKVAVVAALLRTAQKEKRKLTSQEKSLARAAITRSDNNATSTLWSRLGRTRIQKLLNDVDMDATTLGPSGYWGLTQTTAFDQLRLLRMLTRDDDEVLTAASRRYLLGLMNDVVGGQRWGTPAGAPSGVKVHVKNGWLPRSTLGWRVHSLGAFDGAERDYMIVVLTHGNPSMAYGITSIERVAKVVHRQLNPE, from the coding sequence GTGCACGCTCCCACGTTCTTCGGCAGGACGACCGCCGCGGTGGCGCTCACCGCCTCCGTCCTCGCCCTGATCCCGACCGCCCCGGCCACCGCCGCCGCCAAGCCCGTCTGTGCGTCCGAGGACCACCCTGCCCTCGCGGCACGCCTCGGCCCCAAGCTCCAGGCCGCGGTGCGCGGCCGCTCCGGCAGCATCTCCGTCGCCGTGTACGACCGGAACCGGGGGCTCGGCTGCTACCTCGGCACCGGAAGGCGCTACGACACCGCGAGCACGGTGAAGGTCGCCGTCGTCGCCGCGCTGCTGCGCACCGCGCAGAAGGAGAAGCGCAAGCTGACGTCGCAGGAGAAGTCCCTGGCACGCGCGGCCATCACCCGCTCGGACAACAACGCCACGTCCACGCTGTGGAGCCGGCTCGGCAGGACCCGGATCCAGAAGCTCCTCAACGACGTCGACATGGACGCGACGACGCTCGGGCCGAGCGGCTACTGGGGGCTCACCCAGACCACCGCGTTCGACCAGCTCAGGCTGCTGCGGATGCTCACCCGCGACGACGACGAGGTGCTGACGGCCGCCTCCCGCCGCTATCTGCTCGGACTGATGAACGACGTGGTGGGCGGCCAGCGCTGGGGCACCCCGGCGGGCGCGCCCTCAGGCGTCAAGGTGCACGTGAAGAACGGCTGGCTGCCGCGCAGCACGCTGGGCTGGCGCGTGCACAGCCTGGGCGCGTTCGACGGCGCGGAACGCGACTACATGATCGTGGTGCTGACCCATGGCAATCCCTCCATGGCCTATGGGATCACGTCCATCGAACGCGTCGCGAAAGTCGTCCACAGGCAGCTCAACCCCGAGTGA
- a CDS encoding lipase family protein: protein MRLRSLCAAALVAAASTLTATGPAAAAPLLCLASEKQIFAAAGTITAPVGELLACRRVTLSEVPGNISMTAYQVRYVSTDLRGAKVPVTGTVAVPSASWTKGGSRPTVAFNPGTLGSGPQCAFSKQLAGDYQDMYEGEQVASFLKAGFAVAATDGVGYIDGAVHTYMIGQNAGHALLDLVRASRRIPFGSLRADGPVGVAGYSEGGAASLWAAQVAASYAPELKVVGAAAGGVPGDLKMTAAKLNGGLFAGFLADAVVGLGEAYPSLPFTALLNDRGRQAVADVKSKCLLGTLSAFTGQKVENFTTAKYSLEQLYALGDASGLTWGQAVDAQKLGVGIGGAASTATWKIGFPTFQYRGLLEEIIPVETQEETRRLYCAAGIPTQFKNDYAGEHLTTDALARGDVTAWLDDRFTGKPVPNNC from the coding sequence ATGAGACTCAGATCCCTGTGCGCCGCGGCCCTCGTGGCCGCGGCCTCGACCCTGACGGCGACCGGCCCCGCGGCCGCCGCGCCTTTGCTCTGCCTGGCCTCGGAGAAGCAGATCTTCGCGGCCGCGGGAACGATCACCGCGCCCGTCGGCGAGCTGCTCGCCTGCCGCCGCGTCACCCTCTCCGAGGTGCCCGGCAACATCTCCATGACCGCCTACCAGGTCCGCTACGTGTCCACGGACCTGCGCGGCGCGAAGGTCCCGGTGACGGGGACGGTCGCGGTCCCGTCGGCGTCCTGGACGAAGGGCGGGTCGCGGCCCACCGTCGCGTTCAACCCCGGCACCCTCGGCTCCGGCCCTCAGTGCGCCTTCTCCAAGCAGCTCGCGGGCGACTACCAGGACATGTACGAGGGCGAGCAGGTCGCGTCGTTCCTCAAGGCCGGGTTCGCGGTGGCCGCGACCGACGGCGTCGGGTACATCGACGGCGCCGTGCACACCTACATGATCGGCCAGAACGCCGGGCATGCCCTGCTCGACCTGGTCCGGGCGTCCCGCCGGATCCCGTTCGGCTCGCTGCGGGCCGACGGGCCGGTGGGCGTCGCCGGATACTCCGAGGGCGGCGCGGCGTCCCTGTGGGCGGCGCAGGTCGCCGCCTCCTACGCGCCGGAGCTGAAGGTCGTGGGGGCCGCCGCGGGCGGTGTGCCCGGCGACCTGAAGATGACCGCGGCGAAGCTCAACGGCGGCCTGTTCGCCGGGTTCCTCGCCGATGCCGTGGTCGGCCTGGGCGAGGCCTACCCGAGCCTTCCCTTCACCGCGCTGCTCAACGACCGGGGCCGCCAGGCCGTCGCGGACGTGAAGTCCAAGTGCCTGCTCGGGACGCTCTCGGCGTTCACCGGGCAGAAGGTCGAGAACTTCACCACCGCGAAGTACTCGCTGGAGCAGCTCTACGCGCTCGGCGACGCGTCCGGCCTGACCTGGGGCCAGGCGGTGGACGCGCAGAAACTCGGCGTGGGCATCGGCGGCGCCGCCTCGACGGCGACGTGGAAGATCGGATTCCCGACCTTCCAGTACCGGGGCCTCCTCGAGGAGATCATTCCGGTCGAGACCCAGGAGGAGACCCGGCGGCTGTACTGCGCGGCGGGCATCCCGACGCAGTTCAAGAACGACTACGCCGGCGAGCACCTGACGACCGACGCCCTGGCCCGGGGCGACGTGACCGCGTGGCTCGACGACAGGTTCACCGGCAAGCCGGTGCCGAACAACTGCTGA
- a CDS encoding PucR family transcriptional regulator, translated as MGGADECEELLDEPWRAVPASEARWLRPHVPHLVQRMSAAVRRQVPEYGRRDDDVYGKVVEQASTRAVHHFLDLIEDPSASWREVHQTYFDIGYGEALEDRGLEHLQNALRVSSRVAWRLLAEEAERHGKSRALIARLAEANFAYLDALASAAAHGYAKATEKAAGERERRRARLIGLLLADPPAPAEAVEEQAVRTGWPLPQLLSVVLLVPRKQVAEGPSGLPPQLLSGHDEGRPLLVVPDPDGPGRAADLAATLAGWTGAMGPAVPVAEAATSLLWARRTLDLVLAGTVSGQPTRRAGFVAKAEDHLPRLLLREGGGLVSRIAARRLAPLSRAGSRQAPRLAETLLECMKNGFNATEAAAVLKVHPQTVRYRLARLQELFGADLEDPRTRLEMMLLLHVWIDEFQGDKS; from the coding sequence GTGGGCGGTGCTGACGAGTGCGAGGAACTGCTGGACGAGCCCTGGCGGGCCGTCCCGGCGAGCGAGGCGCGGTGGCTGCGCCCGCATGTCCCGCACCTGGTCCAGCGCATGTCCGCGGCGGTCCGGCGGCAGGTGCCGGAGTACGGACGGCGGGACGACGACGTCTATGGAAAGGTCGTCGAACAGGCGTCGACCCGGGCCGTCCACCATTTCCTCGATCTGATCGAAGATCCTTCCGCGTCCTGGCGCGAGGTGCACCAGACCTATTTCGACATCGGTTACGGCGAGGCGCTCGAAGACCGCGGTCTGGAACACCTCCAGAACGCGCTGCGGGTCTCCTCACGCGTCGCCTGGCGGCTCCTCGCGGAGGAGGCCGAGCGGCACGGGAAATCGCGGGCGCTCATCGCGCGGCTCGCCGAGGCGAATTTCGCCTATCTCGACGCGCTCGCCTCGGCCGCCGCGCACGGGTACGCCAAGGCCACCGAGAAGGCCGCGGGCGAGCGGGAACGGCGGCGGGCCCGGCTGATCGGGCTGCTGCTCGCCGACCCGCCCGCGCCCGCGGAGGCCGTCGAGGAGCAGGCGGTGCGGACCGGATGGCCGCTGCCGCAGCTGCTGTCGGTCGTGCTGCTCGTGCCGCGCAAACAGGTCGCCGAGGGCCCGTCCGGGCTCCCGCCGCAGCTGTTGAGCGGCCACGACGAGGGCAGGCCGCTGCTCGTCGTGCCCGACCCGGACGGCCCCGGCCGGGCCGCCGACCTCGCCGCGACCCTCGCGGGCTGGACCGGCGCGATGGGCCCGGCGGTCCCGGTCGCCGAGGCCGCGACCTCGCTCCTGTGGGCGCGCCGCACCCTCGACCTCGTGCTCGCCGGGACCGTTTCCGGACAGCCGACGCGCCGCGCCGGGTTCGTCGCGAAGGCCGAGGACCACCTGCCCCGGCTGCTGCTGCGCGAAGGCGGCGGCCTCGTCTCCCGCATCGCCGCACGCCGCCTCGCGCCGCTGAGCCGGGCCGGGTCGAGGCAGGCGCCGAGACTCGCGGAGACGCTGCTGGAGTGCATGAAGAACGGCTTCAACGCCACGGAGGCGGCGGCCGTGCTGAAAGTCCATCCGCAGACCGTCAGGTACCGGCTGGCGCGGCTCCAGGAGCTGTTCGGCGCCGACCTGGAGGACCCGCGGACCCGGCTGGAGATGATGCTGCTGTTGCATGTCTGGATTGATGAGTTCCAAGGGGATAAGTCCTAG
- a CDS encoding PIG-L family deacetylase gives MLTLMAVHAHPDDEVIGTGGVFARAAALGIRTVLVTCTNGEQGDGPGGVKPGEEGHDPAGVRETRLKELARSAEILGIEHVELLGYADSGMVGWAANTAPGSFAAADLDAATDKLVALMEHYRPQVVVTYDANGNYGHPDHIQAHRVAVAAAERSGIPERLYATAMPRSAMAEMGRMAREQEWGLDWPELEEGAEPEFGTPDELVTTVVDVTEYFERKAEALQAHASQSDGSFLFTLPKEAQLMFLGHEAFSRIRGETTADTEDLFAGLT, from the coding sequence ATGTTGACGCTGATGGCCGTGCACGCCCACCCCGACGACGAGGTGATCGGCACCGGGGGAGTCTTCGCCCGCGCCGCCGCCCTCGGTATCCGGACCGTCCTGGTCACCTGCACGAACGGGGAGCAAGGCGACGGACCGGGCGGGGTCAAGCCCGGCGAGGAAGGCCACGACCCGGCCGGGGTCCGCGAGACCCGGCTGAAGGAACTCGCCCGCTCCGCCGAGATCCTCGGCATCGAACACGTCGAACTCCTCGGCTACGCGGACTCCGGCATGGTGGGCTGGGCGGCCAACACCGCCCCCGGCTCGTTCGCCGCCGCCGACCTCGACGCCGCCACCGACAAGCTCGTCGCCCTCATGGAGCACTATCGCCCGCAGGTCGTCGTCACCTACGACGCGAACGGCAACTACGGCCACCCCGACCACATCCAGGCACACCGCGTCGCCGTCGCCGCCGCCGAGCGCAGCGGCATCCCCGAGCGGCTGTACGCCACCGCCATGCCCCGCTCGGCCATGGCCGAGATGGGCCGGATGGCCCGCGAGCAGGAGTGGGGCCTGGACTGGCCCGAGCTGGAAGAGGGCGCCGAGCCGGAGTTCGGCACCCCCGACGAGCTCGTCACCACTGTGGTGGACGTCACCGAGTACTTCGAGCGCAAGGCCGAGGCCCTCCAGGCGCACGCCAGCCAGAGCGACGGCTCCTTCCTGTTCACCCTGCCCAAGGAGGCCCAGCTGATGTTCCTCGGCCACGAGGCCTTCTCCCGCATCCGCGGCGAGACCACCGCCGACACCGAGGACCTCTTCGCCGGCCTCACCTGA
- a CDS encoding aminotransferase class V-fold PLP-dependent enzyme: MTVLTSLPAVVGLDAPVPVRDGFTGYANFDYAASAPCLQAVADAVAQALPYYSSVHRGAGYASQVTTRAYEDARETVREFLGGPQSVIFTRNTTDAFNLLARAVPQGTSVVVFTSEHHATQLPWRRAVRLPIPASPAEALTAAENALRACPEGPRLLVVTAASNVTGELWPIRELADVAHRCGARIAIDAAQLAPHRPFDAAPYDYVALSGHKLYAPFGAGVLAGRADWLRAADPYLRGGGATRSVTAEGAVAWAADPEQRHEAGTPNVLGAIAIAAACRALTDWHGIVAEEERLLARLRDGLAALPGVRELSLWGPGHPRVGIVSFTVDGHSARSVAEYLSDVHGIGVRDGKFCAHPLVATLTSSPETTALRASLGLGTTDEHVDRLLTALSTLPA; the protein is encoded by the coding sequence ATGACCGTTCTCACGTCACTTCCCGCCGTCGTCGGCCTTGACGCCCCCGTCCCCGTCCGCGACGGGTTCACCGGCTACGCCAACTTCGACTACGCCGCCTCCGCGCCCTGTCTCCAGGCGGTGGCCGACGCCGTGGCGCAGGCCCTGCCCTACTACAGCAGCGTCCACCGGGGCGCGGGCTACGCCTCCCAGGTGACGACCCGCGCCTACGAGGACGCCCGCGAGACCGTCCGGGAGTTCCTCGGTGGGCCGCAGTCGGTGATCTTCACCCGCAACACCACCGACGCGTTCAACCTCCTCGCCCGCGCCGTGCCGCAGGGCACGTCGGTCGTGGTGTTCACCTCCGAGCACCACGCCACCCAGCTGCCGTGGCGCCGCGCCGTCCGGCTGCCGATCCCCGCGAGCCCGGCCGAGGCGCTCACCGCCGCCGAGAACGCGCTGCGCGCCTGCCCGGAGGGGCCGCGCCTGCTCGTCGTCACCGCCGCGTCGAACGTCACCGGGGAGCTGTGGCCGATCCGCGAGCTCGCCGACGTCGCCCACCGCTGCGGCGCCCGCATCGCGATCGACGCCGCCCAGCTCGCCCCGCACCGTCCGTTCGACGCCGCCCCGTACGACTACGTGGCCCTGTCCGGCCACAAGCTGTACGCGCCGTTCGGCGCAGGCGTCCTCGCGGGCCGCGCCGACTGGCTGCGCGCCGCCGACCCGTACCTGCGCGGCGGCGGCGCCACCCGCAGTGTCACCGCCGAAGGCGCCGTCGCCTGGGCCGCCGACCCCGAGCAGCGGCACGAGGCGGGCACCCCCAACGTGCTCGGCGCGATCGCCATCGCCGCGGCCTGCCGCGCCCTCACCGACTGGCACGGCATCGTCGCCGAGGAGGAGCGCCTGCTCGCCCGGCTCCGCGACGGCCTCGCCGCTCTGCCCGGCGTCCGCGAACTCTCCCTCTGGGGCCCCGGCCACCCCCGCGTGGGCATCGTCTCCTTCACCGTCGACGGCCACAGCGCCCGCTCCGTCGCCGAATACCTCTCCGACGTCCACGGCATCGGCGTCCGCGACGGCAAGTTCTGCGCCCACCCCCTCGTCGCCACCCTCACCTCCTCCCCCGAGACCACCGCCCTCCGCGCCAGCCTCGGCCTGGGCACCACCGACGAGCACGTGGACCGCCTCCTCACCGCGCTCTCGACCCTCCCCGCCTGA
- a CDS encoding PP2C family protein-serine/threonine phosphatase gives MEWAEEPYPVLGDREGLPAGMLMEELAGLWDLLADSLTRMGPGCLWPGALRWHATYGWQVLEVPPLGSGEPPLPDTPGARARDVWAIVHGLVRVAAGRPPRDLGDVFALLDLHAGEFPHGLDAIVRALLVGADPRAVLAAVRTEGEDGEVRVRPAAETAVGSRKAKGDPEMDNEDAFAVVRDIHGAVLLVVCDGVTGEGDGSGARAARAAVEAVRAYFCRDDHQGLTAGVAVADTAVNALTKGASTFLGASVAPSGEVDLALVGDSPAWLVRRLPDGARIAFRLTPDQTVLAEEIRTDPAAQWGGSLLTRHLGGYADEPFTTSVQTVPGDLLVLLSDGAAVPSDTWFGDDLAALASAHPSAPGLAAALVARAENLGGRDNATALIAEILP, from the coding sequence GTGGAATGGGCGGAAGAGCCCTATCCGGTACTCGGAGACCGGGAAGGGCTGCCCGCCGGGATGCTCATGGAGGAGCTCGCGGGCCTCTGGGACCTGCTGGCCGACAGCCTCACCCGGATGGGGCCCGGCTGCCTGTGGCCGGGGGCGCTGCGCTGGCACGCGACCTACGGGTGGCAGGTGCTCGAAGTGCCCCCGCTCGGCTCCGGCGAACCGCCTCTGCCGGACACTCCGGGCGCGCGGGCGCGCGACGTCTGGGCGATCGTCCACGGCCTCGTGCGGGTCGCGGCGGGCCGGCCGCCCCGTGACCTCGGCGACGTGTTCGCCCTGCTCGACCTGCACGCCGGGGAGTTCCCGCACGGGCTCGACGCGATCGTCCGCGCCCTGCTCGTCGGCGCCGACCCGCGCGCGGTCCTCGCCGCGGTCCGGACCGAAGGCGAAGACGGCGAGGTGCGCGTGCGCCCCGCGGCCGAGACTGCGGTCGGCTCGCGCAAGGCCAAGGGCGACCCCGAGATGGACAACGAGGACGCCTTCGCCGTCGTCCGCGACATCCACGGCGCGGTCCTCCTCGTCGTCTGCGACGGCGTCACCGGCGAAGGCGACGGTTCGGGCGCGCGGGCGGCCCGGGCCGCGGTCGAGGCGGTCCGCGCCTACTTCTGCCGGGACGACCACCAGGGCCTCACCGCGGGCGTCGCGGTCGCCGACACCGCGGTGAACGCGCTGACGAAGGGCGCCTCCACCTTCCTGGGCGCCTCCGTGGCCCCCTCGGGAGAAGTGGACCTCGCCCTCGTCGGCGACAGTCCCGCCTGGCTGGTCCGGAGGCTCCCCGACGGCGCGCGGATCGCCTTCCGGCTCACCCCCGACCAGACCGTCCTCGCCGAGGAGATCCGTACCGACCCGGCCGCCCAGTGGGGCGGATCGCTGCTGACAAGGCACCTCGGCGGCTACGCCGACGAACCTTTCACCACGTCGGTGCAGACCGTCCCCGGTGACCTCCTCGTCCTGCTCAGCGACGGCGCCGCCGTGCCGTCGGACACCTGGTTCGGCGACGACCTCGCCGCACTCGCCTCCGCCCACCCCTCGGCCCCCGGCCTCGCCGCCGCACTCGTGGCCCGCGCCGAGAACCTGGGCGGCCGCGACAACGCCACCGCCCTCATCGCCGAAATCCTCCCCTGA
- a CDS encoding metallophosphoesterase family protein — protein MGSGGHDVGVEPRLLAVSDLHVSYADNRVVTEGLRPTSDEDWLIVAGDVADKVADIEWALRTLTRRFAKVVWVPGNHELWTVRDAADGLRGVARYEYLVEMCRGLGVVTPEDPYPLWEGSGGPALIAPLFLLYDYSFLPPGCTTKEEGLAYAYETGIVCVDENLLHPDPYPSREAWCAARVALTERRLAACDPEVPLVLVNHWPLVRNPTEVLWYPEFAQWCGTTATADWHRRFNVKTMIYGHLHIPRETRYDGVRFEEVSLGYPREWQKRAKAPELPRVVL, from the coding sequence ATGGGGAGTGGAGGGCATGATGTGGGGGTGGAACCTAGGCTTTTGGCGGTTAGTGATCTGCATGTGTCTTATGCGGATAATCGGGTGGTCACTGAGGGTCTGCGGCCTACGTCGGATGAGGACTGGCTCATCGTGGCGGGGGACGTCGCGGACAAGGTGGCCGATATCGAGTGGGCGTTGCGCACTCTCACGCGGCGGTTCGCGAAGGTCGTCTGGGTCCCCGGGAACCACGAGCTGTGGACGGTCCGGGACGCGGCCGACGGCCTGCGCGGAGTCGCCCGGTACGAGTACCTCGTCGAGATGTGCCGGGGTCTCGGCGTCGTCACGCCGGAGGATCCGTATCCCCTGTGGGAGGGAAGCGGCGGCCCCGCTCTCATCGCGCCGCTCTTCCTGCTCTACGACTACTCGTTCCTTCCGCCGGGGTGCACGACCAAGGAGGAGGGACTCGCATACGCGTACGAGACGGGCATCGTGTGCGTCGACGAGAACCTGCTGCACCCGGATCCGTACCCGAGCCGCGAGGCCTGGTGCGCGGCTCGGGTGGCGCTCACCGAGCGGCGGCTCGCGGCGTGCGACCCGGAAGTGCCGCTGGTCCTGGTGAACCACTGGCCGCTGGTGCGCAACCCCACCGAGGTGCTCTGGTATCCGGAGTTCGCGCAGTGGTGCGGAACGACGGCGACGGCCGACTGGCATCGCAGGTTCAACGTCAAGACGATGATCTACGGTCATCTGCACATCCCGCGCGAGACCCGGTACGACGGCGTCAGGTTCGAGGAGGTGTCGCTGGGCTATCCCCGCGAATGGCAGAAGCGGGCGAAGGCCCCCGAACTGCCCCGCGTGGTGCTGTGA
- a CDS encoding NUDIX hydrolase, with translation MSVKGVVVDGEGRVLLLKNEREEWELPGGRLEAGEGPAECVVREIEEESGWRVEAGELLDAWVYEPLAGRFVFIVTHGCALLEGNTGPRISHEHKEIGLFREEEVAGLVMPQGYKDSVARWFGRLAAN, from the coding sequence GTGTCGGTCAAGGGGGTCGTGGTGGACGGGGAGGGGCGGGTGCTGCTGCTGAAGAACGAGCGGGAGGAGTGGGAGCTGCCAGGGGGGAGGCTGGAGGCCGGGGAGGGGCCCGCGGAGTGCGTGGTGCGGGAGATCGAGGAGGAGAGCGGGTGGCGGGTCGAGGCCGGGGAGCTGCTGGACGCGTGGGTGTACGAGCCGCTGGCGGGACGGTTCGTGTTCATCGTGACGCACGGGTGCGCGTTGCTGGAGGGGAACACGGGGCCTCGGATCAGCCACGAGCACAAGGAGATCGGGCTGTTCCGGGAGGAGGAGGTGGCCGGGCTGGTGATGCCGCAGGGGTACAAGGACTCGGTGGCGCGGTGGTTCGGGCGGTTGGCGGCGAACTGA